One genomic segment of Dysosmobacter sp. Marseille-Q4140 includes these proteins:
- the ruvX gene encoding Holliday junction resolvase RuvX — MRIMAIDYGDAHTGVAVSDPTGFLTGFTTVIDAYRPEAVAERIAALAAEHGAEELVLGHPINMDGTRGPRSEKAHAMKALLEQATGLPVVLWDERRTTIDAHQILMGAGKNAKKRKKVVDAVAASLILEGYLTYKKSHG, encoded by the coding sequence ATGCGCATCATGGCCATCGACTACGGCGACGCCCACACCGGCGTGGCCGTCTCTGACCCCACCGGCTTCCTCACCGGCTTCACCACCGTCATTGACGCCTACCGCCCGGAGGCGGTGGCGGAGCGGATCGCCGCCCTGGCGGCGGAGCACGGGGCGGAGGAACTGGTGCTGGGCCACCCCATCAACATGGACGGCACCCGGGGCCCCCGCTCCGAAAAAGCCCATGCCATGAAGGCGCTGCTGGAGCAGGCCACCGGCCTGCCGGTGGTGCTGTGGGACGAGCGGCGCACCACCATCGACGCCCACCAGATCCTGATGGGCGCCGGCAAAAACGCCAAAAAGCGCAAAAAGGTGGTGGACGCCGTGGCGGCGTCGCTGATCCTGGAGGGATACCTCACCTATAAAAAGAGCCACGGATAA
- a CDS encoding M15 family metallopeptidase has protein sequence MRRHILPLLLAAALLAAGGCALRAPAPPEPEEPAEIIQDTPEIPPEPADPAPDAPEPGDFVRVRDYLPQVGVDLRYAGTDNFTGQVIYGFTDACLRYGTVEKLSRAQEALEEQGFSLLIWDAFRPVEAQFRLWEVCPDPVYVADPETGFSSHSRGNTVDVTLTDLEGNDVEMPSGFDDFSPLADRDYSDASPAAAANAALLEDVMEECGFRPYSGEWWHFTDTDDYPVEEDFSPG, from the coding sequence ATGAGACGGCACATCCTCCCCCTGCTCCTGGCCGCCGCGCTGCTGGCGGCCGGCGGCTGCGCTTTGCGGGCCCCCGCTCCCCCGGAGCCGGAGGAGCCCGCGGAAATCATACAGGATACGCCGGAAATCCCGCCGGAGCCGGCTGATCCCGCGCCGGATGCGCCAGAACCCGGCGACTTCGTGCGGGTCCGGGACTACCTGCCCCAGGTGGGCGTGGACCTGCGCTACGCCGGGACGGACAACTTCACCGGCCAGGTCATCTACGGGTTCACCGACGCCTGCCTCCGGTACGGCACCGTGGAAAAACTCTCCCGGGCCCAGGAGGCCCTGGAGGAACAGGGGTTCTCCCTGCTGATCTGGGATGCCTTCCGGCCCGTGGAGGCCCAGTTCCGCCTCTGGGAAGTCTGCCCCGACCCGGTGTACGTGGCCGATCCTGAGACCGGCTTCTCCTCCCACAGCCGGGGCAACACCGTGGACGTGACCCTGACGGACCTGGAGGGGAACGATGTGGAGATGCCCAGCGGCTTTGACGACTTCTCCCCTCTGGCGGACCGGGATTACAGCGATGCCTCTCCGGCCGCCGCCGCCAACGCAGCGCTGCTGGAGGACGTGATGGAGGAATGCGGCTTCCGGCCGTACAGCGGCGAGTGGTGGCACTTCACCGATACCGACGACTACCCCGTGGAGGAGGACTTCTCCCCGGGCTGA
- a CDS encoding N-acetyltransferase, giving the protein MGIRMATAADTAALLAIYGQYIDTSITFEYTLPTEAEFAARITGILEIYPYLVWEEDGQILGYAYAHRHMERAAYQWNAELSVYLDRAVRRRGLGQRLYGALMELLTMQGVLTAHALVTSPNPASQALHTAMGFRLLAVQDRAGYKNGDWHDVLWYVRELSPRGASPLPPVPLDTLPRPQVEAVLADFSGPLERP; this is encoded by the coding sequence ATGGGCATCCGCATGGCAACCGCCGCCGACACGGCGGCACTGCTGGCCATCTACGGCCAGTATATCGATACATCCATTACCTTTGAATATACCCTGCCCACCGAGGCGGAATTCGCCGCCCGGATCACGGGCATCCTGGAGATATACCCGTACCTGGTGTGGGAGGAGGATGGGCAGATCCTGGGCTACGCCTACGCCCACCGCCACATGGAGCGGGCGGCCTACCAGTGGAACGCGGAGCTGTCGGTGTACCTGGACCGTGCGGTCCGCCGCCGGGGCCTGGGGCAGCGGCTGTACGGGGCGCTGATGGAACTTCTGACCATGCAGGGAGTCTTGACGGCCCACGCCCTGGTGACCTCTCCCAACCCCGCCAGCCAGGCCCTCCACACTGCCATGGGCTTTCGTTTGCTGGCGGTGCAGGACCGGGCAGGCTATAAAAATGGAGACTGGCACGACGTGCTGTGGTACGTAAGGGAGCTCTCGCCCCGGGGGGCGTCTCCGCTGCCGCCGGTGCCCCTGGACACGCTGCCGCGTCCGCAGGTAGAGGCGGTTTTGGCGGACTTTTCCGGCCCTCTGGAAAGACCCTGA
- the rpmG gene encoding 50S ribosomal protein L33, whose amino-acid sequence MRVKVTLRCNECKQRNYNTMKNKKNTPDKLELNKYCPFCKKHTLHSETK is encoded by the coding sequence ATGCGCGTGAAAGTCACTTTGAGATGCAACGAGTGCAAGCAGAGAAACTACAATACCATGAAGAACAAGAAGAACACGCCGGACAAGCTGGAACTGAACAAGTATTGCCCCTTCTGCAAGAAGCACACGCTCCACAGCGAGACCAAGTGA
- the secE gene encoding preprotein translocase subunit SecE has translation MAEEVKKKKDRGLWFREMKSELKKVVWPTRKTVMANTGTVLLCSLLIGACIWIFDFVAVTAVQMIISVLG, from the coding sequence ATGGCAGAAGAAGTCAAGAAGAAGAAGGACCGCGGCCTCTGGTTCCGCGAGATGAAAAGCGAGCTGAAGAAGGTCGTGTGGCCTACCCGCAAGACCGTGATGGCCAACACCGGCACGGTGCTGCTGTGCTCCCTGCTGATCGGCGCCTGCATCTGGATCTTCGATTTCGTGGCGGTCACCGCCGTCCAGATGATCATCAGCGTTCTGGGTTAA
- the nusG gene encoding transcription termination/antitermination protein NusG gives MSDSAKWYVVHTYSGYENAVKTSIEKFVNGRGMEDMILRIEIPLETVTEVTESGTTKEVERKVFPGYVLVKMVMTDDTWHLVRNVRGVTGFVGSANKPIPLTEEEVLAMGMEKHEIVVNYNVGDHVRIVDGPLASFTGVVEEIEPEKNRVSVMVSMFGRETPVELELDQVEVQS, from the coding sequence ATGTCAGACAGCGCGAAGTGGTATGTCGTTCATACCTATTCCGGCTATGAGAACGCCGTCAAGACCAGCATTGAAAAATTCGTCAACGGCCGCGGCATGGAGGATATGATCCTGCGGATCGAGATCCCCCTGGAGACGGTCACCGAGGTCACGGAGTCCGGCACCACCAAAGAGGTGGAGCGGAAGGTCTTTCCCGGCTATGTGCTGGTGAAGATGGTCATGACGGACGACACGTGGCACCTGGTGCGCAACGTCCGCGGCGTCACCGGTTTCGTGGGCTCCGCCAACAAGCCCATCCCCCTGACGGAGGAAGAGGTGCTTGCCATGGGTATGGAGAAGCACGAGATCGTGGTCAACTATAATGTGGGCGACCACGTCCGGATCGTGGACGGCCCCCTCGCCAGCTTTACCGGCGTGGTGGAGGAGATCGAGCCCGAGAAGAACCGGGTCAGCGTCATGGTCTCCATGTTCGGCCGGGAGACCCCGGTGGAGCTGGAGCTGGACCAGGTCGAGGTCCAGAGCTGA
- the rplK gene encoding 50S ribosomal protein L11 — MAQKITGYVKLQIPAGKATPAPPVGPALGQHGVNIAAFTKEFNERTKNENGMIIPVVITVYADRSFSFITKTPPAAVLIKKECNIESGSGVPNKTKVATISKASVQKIAEIKMKDLNAASLEAAMSMIAGTARSMGVVVGD; from the coding sequence GTGGCACAGAAGATTACTGGTTATGTGAAGCTGCAGATCCCCGCTGGCAAGGCGACTCCCGCGCCCCCCGTCGGTCCCGCTCTGGGCCAGCACGGCGTGAACATCGCCGCCTTCACCAAGGAGTTCAACGAGCGCACCAAGAATGAAAACGGCATGATCATCCCCGTGGTCATCACCGTGTACGCCGACCGTTCCTTCTCCTTCATCACCAAGACGCCGCCCGCCGCCGTCCTGATCAAGAAGGAGTGCAACATCGAGTCCGGCTCCGGTGTCCCCAACAAGACCAAGGTGGCCACCATCTCCAAGGCTTCCGTTCAGAAGATCGCCGAGATCAAGATGAAGGACCTGAACGCCGCCAGCCTGGAGGCTGCCATGAGCATGATCGCCGGCACCGCCCGTTCCATGGGCGTCGTGGTGGGCGACTGA
- the rplA gene encoding 50S ribosomal protein L1, whose product MFRGKKYQESAKQIDKNTLYDAADGMALICKTASAKFDETVELHVKLGVDSRHADQQVRGAIVLPHGTGKSVRVLVFAKGDKADAAREAGADYVGDMDMVEKIQKENWFDFDVVVASPDMMGVVGRLGKVLGPKGLMPSPKAGTVTPDVAKAVKEVKAGKIEYRLDKTNIIHCPIGKVSFGPEKLTDNYNALMGAIVKAKPAAAKGQYIRSCVAASTMGPGVKMNTAKLI is encoded by the coding sequence TTGTTTAGAGGCAAGAAATATCAGGAAAGTGCCAAGCAGATCGACAAGAACACCCTGTACGATGCTGCCGACGGCATGGCTCTCATCTGCAAGACCGCCAGCGCCAAGTTCGACGAGACCGTCGAGCTGCATGTGAAGCTGGGCGTTGACTCCCGGCACGCCGACCAGCAGGTCCGCGGCGCCATCGTGCTGCCCCACGGCACCGGCAAGAGCGTCCGCGTGCTGGTGTTCGCCAAGGGCGACAAGGCTGACGCCGCCCGTGAGGCCGGCGCCGACTACGTGGGCGATATGGACATGGTGGAGAAGATCCAGAAGGAAAACTGGTTCGACTTCGACGTGGTGGTCGCCAGCCCCGACATGATGGGCGTGGTGGGCCGTCTCGGTAAGGTCCTGGGCCCCAAGGGTCTGATGCCCTCCCCCAAGGCCGGCACCGTCACCCCCGACGTGGCCAAGGCCGTCAAGGAGGTCAAGGCCGGTAAGATCGAGTACCGCCTGGACAAGACCAACATCATCCACTGCCCCATCGGCAAGGTGTCCTTCGGCCCCGAGAAGCTGACCGACAACTACAACGCCCTCATGGGCGCTATCGTCAAGGCCAAGCCCGCCGCCGCCAAGGGCCAGTATATCCGCAGCTGCGTCGCCGCCTCCACCATGGGCCCCGGCGTGAAGATGAACACTGCGAAGCTGATCTGA
- the rplJ gene encoding 50S ribosomal protein L10, with amino-acid sequence MPNAKVLSEKQAIVAALTEKIQKAQAGVIVDYKGITVEEDTALRRECRENGIDYAVVKNTLLRFAFNNTGLSELDGLLNGTTSLALCDSDVVSPARVMSNYAKKLNDKFEIKGGFMEGKPVDLATIQSLASIPALPVLQAQFLGTMLAPITGLAVVLKQIAEKNGEPAAEEAAPAEEAAPAPAAE; translated from the coding sequence ATGCCCAACGCAAAGGTCTTATCCGAGAAGCAGGCCATCGTCGCCGCGCTGACCGAGAAGATCCAGAAGGCCCAGGCGGGCGTGATTGTCGACTACAAGGGTATTACCGTTGAAGAAGACACCGCGCTGCGCCGGGAGTGCCGCGAGAACGGCATCGACTACGCCGTTGTGAAGAACACGCTGCTGCGCTTCGCGTTCAACAACACCGGCCTGAGCGAGCTGGACGGTCTGCTCAACGGCACCACGTCTCTGGCCCTGTGCGACAGTGATGTCGTCTCTCCCGCCCGCGTCATGAGCAACTACGCCAAGAAGCTCAACGACAAGTTTGAGATCAAGGGCGGCTTCATGGAGGGCAAGCCCGTGGACCTGGCCACTATCCAGTCCCTGGCTTCCATTCCCGCTCTGCCCGTGCTGCAGGCTCAGTTCCTGGGCACCATGCTGGCGCCCATCACCGGCCTGGCTGTTGTCCTGAAGCAGATCGCCGAGAAGAACGGCGAGCCCGCTGCCGAGGAGGCCGCTCCCGCCGAGGAGGCTGCCCCCGCTCCCGCCGCCGAGTAA
- the rplL gene encoding 50S ribosomal protein L7/L12, with amino-acid sequence MSEKVTAMIEEIKALTVLELSELVHALEEEFGVSAAAMAAPAAGAAAPAAEEKTSFDVVLAGFDAAAKIKVIKVVREITGQGLAEAKATVEGAPKTLKEGVSKDDAEALKKQLEEAGAKVELK; translated from the coding sequence ATGTCTGAGAAAGTTACTGCTATGATCGAAGAGATCAAGGCCCTGACCGTTCTGGAGCTGAGCGAGCTGGTGCACGCTCTGGAGGAGGAGTTCGGCGTGTCTGCCGCCGCCATGGCTGCTCCCGCCGCCGGCGCTGCCGCTCCCGCCGCTGAGGAGAAGACCTCCTTCGACGTGGTCCTGGCTGGCTTCGACGCCGCTGCCAAGATCAAGGTCATCAAGGTCGTCCGCGAGATCACCGGCCAGGGCCTGGCCGAGGCCAAGGCCACTGTCGAGGGCGCTCCCAAGACCCTGAAGGAGGGCGTGTCCAAGGACGACGCCGAGGCTCTGAAGAAGCAGCTGGAAGAGGCCGGCGCCAAGGTCGAGCTGAAGTAA
- a CDS encoding sigma-70 family RNA polymerase sigma factor, with protein MTEQEFHRAAERYLDMVYRIALNYFRHPQDAEDAAQEAMLRLWRIDTAFEGEEHLRRFLVRVTLNVCRDFSRSPWRKRTVPLESCREPAFSTPERSELYQAVMALPAKYRLPLYLYYFEGYAVAEVGELLGLNPSTVQTRLARARAKLKQELEE; from the coding sequence CTGACCGAGCAGGAATTCCACCGCGCCGCGGAGCGGTACCTGGACATGGTGTACCGCATCGCGCTGAACTATTTCCGCCACCCCCAGGACGCGGAGGACGCCGCCCAGGAGGCCATGCTGCGGCTGTGGCGGATCGACACGGCCTTTGAGGGGGAGGAGCACCTGCGCCGCTTTCTGGTGCGGGTGACGCTGAACGTGTGCCGGGACTTCTCCCGAAGCCCCTGGCGCAAGCGTACGGTGCCCCTGGAGAGCTGCCGGGAACCGGCGTTTTCCACACCGGAGCGGTCCGAGCTCTATCAGGCGGTGATGGCCCTGCCGGCCAAGTACAGGCTGCCCCTGTACCTCTACTACTTCGAGGGCTACGCCGTGGCGGAGGTGGGGGAGCTGTTGGGGCTGAATCCCTCCACCGTCCAGACCCGGCTGGCCCGGGCCCGGGCGAAGCTGAAACAGGAATTGGAGGAATGA
- a CDS encoding DUF4179 domain-containing protein has translation MERQYREMFDEVRSSSRLREEVTRMTKMEQRPARRRLPKKTLLAAAVLVVLAGTAVAAVGLPGTLRGWFAQEWQETTGTAMDAEQLALIDKLTRPVGVSDTQNGTTVTVDSVTVGNSTVWMLLKVSGEYAEDSALRYHFDSIDLTLDPDPDEVETPGGYGFEFPYGGVTEDGALTLLVRYTIDLAGQTSLLTQSRQATLLLDDLVCNDMTESGDEDVTLAEGHWTLTFPLEAGELGSVLTLEEISVPAQKLETREIKSVTLREVVITATDISYVQPAEDQEWTPSKCALVLEDGSTVNWSSGNSRFRDEAYTQWSSVWYWRMPVDLSKVAALRFGDVEIPLN, from the coding sequence ATGGAACGACAGTATCGGGAGATGTTTGACGAGGTGCGCTCCTCCAGCCGCTTGCGTGAGGAGGTAACGCGGATGACGAAGATGGAACAAAGGCCCGCCCGGCGGCGCCTTCCCAAAAAGACGCTGCTGGCCGCGGCGGTGCTGGTGGTGCTGGCGGGCACGGCGGTGGCCGCCGTGGGCTTGCCGGGGACCCTGCGGGGCTGGTTCGCCCAGGAGTGGCAGGAGACCACCGGGACGGCCATGGACGCGGAGCAGCTGGCTCTGATCGACAAATTGACGCGGCCCGTGGGTGTCAGTGACACCCAGAATGGGACCACGGTGACGGTTGACTCCGTCACCGTGGGGAACAGCACGGTCTGGATGCTGCTGAAGGTCAGTGGGGAATATGCGGAGGACTCCGCCCTCCGATACCACTTTGACAGCATCGACCTGACGCTGGACCCGGACCCGGACGAAGTGGAGACCCCCGGCGGGTATGGCTTTGAATTTCCCTACGGCGGCGTCACGGAGGACGGTGCGCTGACCCTGCTGGTCCGGTACACCATTGACCTTGCGGGGCAGACCTCCCTGCTGACGCAGTCCCGGCAGGCCACGCTGCTACTGGACGACCTGGTTTGCAATGATATGACCGAGAGCGGCGACGAGGATGTGACCTTGGCGGAGGGGCATTGGACCCTGACGTTCCCCCTGGAGGCCGGGGAGCTTGGGAGCGTGTTGACCCTGGAGGAAATTTCCGTACCCGCCCAGAAGCTGGAGACCCGGGAGATCAAGAGCGTCACCCTGCGGGAGGTCGTGATCACCGCCACGGATATCTCTTACGTCCAGCCTGCGGAGGATCAGGAATGGACACCCTCCAAGTGTGCCCTGGTGCTGGAGGATGGCAGTACGGTGAATTGGTCCAGCGGTAACAGCCGCTTCCGGGATGAGGCGTATACCCAGTGGAGCAGCGTCTGGTACTGGCGGATGCCGGTGGACCTGAGCAAAGTCGCGGCCCTCCGCTTCGGGGACGTGGAGATCCCGTTGAACTGA
- a CDS encoding RNA polymerase sigma factor, translating into MEDREILALLRQRDQGAIPALEERYGARLRTLAGRLLGCPQDAEECVSDTYLAAWNAIPPEEPVYLFAYLAAICRNKALTYLERERAAKRRGEVVALTEELEQCIPDRQREREADSRALSEALGRFLTGLGEENRRFFLRRYWYAESVREVAKTCGVSESKVKMSLHRTRKKLRVFLQEEGLWQ; encoded by the coding sequence ATGGAGGACCGGGAGATCCTGGCGCTGCTTCGCCAGCGGGACCAGGGGGCCATTCCGGCGCTGGAGGAGCGCTACGGCGCCCGGCTGCGGACCCTGGCGGGGCGGCTGCTGGGCTGTCCCCAGGACGCCGAGGAGTGCGTCAGCGACACGTACCTCGCCGCCTGGAATGCCATCCCGCCGGAGGAGCCGGTGTATCTGTTCGCCTACCTGGCCGCCATCTGCCGGAACAAGGCCCTGACATACCTGGAGCGGGAGAGGGCCGCCAAGCGGCGGGGCGAGGTGGTGGCCCTGACGGAGGAGCTGGAGCAGTGCATCCCGGACCGGCAGCGGGAGCGGGAGGCGGACAGCCGGGCGCTGAGCGAGGCCCTGGGCCGCTTTCTGACGGGGCTGGGAGAGGAGAACCGGCGGTTCTTCCTGCGGCGCTATTGGTATGCCGAGAGCGTGCGAGAGGTGGCAAAGACCTGCGGCGTCAGCGAGAGCAAGGTGAAAATGTCGCTGCACCGGACCCGCAAAAAGCTGCGGGTATTTTTACAGGAGGAGGGGCTTTGGCAATGA
- a CDS encoding DUF554 domain-containing protein: MTGTIVNALAILSGSAAGLLIKWLAGKFSGSLIGANNLGLRLQDIIMKGVALCVLYIGIDGCLAGENTLAAILSMVLGAVIGELLDLDRRMHTLGDLVQKKTENLIQQDGGASVSEGFVTASLLFCVGAMAIVGSLQDGLTGDHTTLFAKSLLDGISAVVFACSLGIGVAFSAAAVFLYQGAIALMASFISPFLGEAVIAEMTCVGSLLIIALALNMLGITKIKVMNLVPACILPIFLCMVM, translated from the coding sequence CTGACTGGTACCATCGTCAACGCCCTGGCCATTCTGTCCGGTTCTGCCGCGGGCCTGCTCATCAAATGGCTGGCGGGCAAATTTTCCGGCTCTCTGATTGGGGCCAACAACCTGGGGCTGCGGCTCCAGGACATCATTATGAAGGGCGTGGCCCTGTGCGTGCTGTACATCGGCATCGACGGGTGTCTGGCCGGGGAAAACACCCTGGCGGCCATCCTCTCCATGGTCCTGGGCGCCGTGATCGGCGAACTGCTGGACCTGGACCGGCGGATGCACACCCTGGGCGACCTCGTGCAGAAAAAGACGGAGAACCTGATCCAGCAGGACGGCGGCGCCTCCGTGTCCGAGGGCTTCGTCACCGCCAGCCTCCTGTTCTGTGTGGGGGCCATGGCCATCGTGGGCTCCCTCCAGGACGGCCTGACCGGGGATCACACCACCCTCTTTGCCAAATCCCTGCTGGACGGCATCAGCGCCGTGGTGTTCGCCTGCTCCCTGGGGATTGGTGTGGCCTTCTCCGCCGCGGCGGTGTTCCTGTACCAGGGCGCCATCGCCCTGATGGCCTCCTTCATCTCCCCCTTCCTGGGGGAGGCGGTGATCGCGGAGATGACCTGTGTGGGCTCATTGCTGATCATCGCCCTGGCGCTGAATATGCTGGGCATCACCAAGATCAAGGTCATGAACCTGGTACCCGCCTGCATCCTGCCCATCTTTTTGTGCATGGTCATGTGA
- a CDS encoding tRNA threonylcarbamoyladenosine dehydratase, producing MEHPFLRNEMIWGQEAQARLAAAHVILFGLGGVGSYAAECLARSGIGELTIVDSDTVALTNLNRQLEALHSTLGQSKAEAVGRRLLDINPALKLHAVHGLYDAAHRDRFFPEGCRYDYIVDAIDLVSCKLDLAETARRLSIPLIMALGTGNKLDPAQLRLADIAETYGCPLARVMRKELRRRGIEHQRVVFSPEEPLSPVSQPEAPPPGRRSVPASNPWVPAAAGLLLGSAVVRDLIQQEREDRLC from the coding sequence GTGGAACACCCCTTTCTGCGCAATGAAATGATATGGGGCCAGGAGGCTCAGGCGCGGCTGGCCGCCGCCCACGTGATCCTCTTCGGCCTGGGCGGCGTGGGCAGCTACGCCGCCGAGTGCCTGGCCCGCTCCGGCATCGGGGAGCTGACCATCGTGGACAGCGACACCGTGGCCCTGACCAACCTGAACCGGCAGCTGGAGGCTCTCCATTCCACCCTGGGCCAGTCCAAGGCGGAGGCGGTGGGACGGCGGCTGCTGGACATCAACCCCGCTCTGAAGCTCCACGCGGTCCACGGGCTCTACGATGCGGCCCACCGGGACCGCTTCTTTCCGGAGGGCTGCCGGTACGACTACATCGTGGACGCCATCGACCTGGTCAGCTGTAAGCTGGATCTGGCAGAGACCGCCCGGCGGCTGAGCATCCCCCTCATCATGGCCCTGGGCACCGGCAACAAGCTGGACCCGGCCCAGCTGCGTCTGGCGGACATCGCCGAGACCTACGGCTGCCCCCTGGCCCGGGTCATGCGCAAGGAGCTGCGCCGCCGTGGGATTGAACACCAGCGGGTGGTGTTCAGCCCGGAGGAACCCCTGTCTCCCGTCTCCCAGCCGGAGGCACCTCCGCCGGGGCGGCGCAGCGTTCCCGCCAGCAACCCCTGGGTCCCCGCTGCCGCCGGGCTGCTGCTGGGCAGCGCCGTGGTCCGGGACCTGATCCAACAAGAAAGAGAAGATCGACTATGCTGA
- a CDS encoding peptidylprolyl isomerase, translating into MSASREKKNRQDQAGSGWVDPKTAREAKQRKEEKRNNLLYGTIFVIFLLVAAAAIVWKSNIIQRTATAVTIDGEKYTAAEVNYYYQNLYQTFLQNNYSYLSYIGIDTTTSLKDQTVSSMGTMFTGAEEGTTWHDYFLDQALDQMADTQALEAAAEADGYTWTDEMQASLDESMEALSSNAATYGYTEKQYLSMIFGSTMTKSVYEEQTKRSILVSSYITDYQNSLTYTEDELEEAYEADRNSYDLVSAQYVRVSGAAATTDDEGNEIEVTEEMSAEAMATAKEIADQIYADWQAGGDLQELADASEGSATYTDTDSATYASSTLNDWLFDDAREAGDSAVLEDESGSAYYVAVFESKSRNDYDTVDVRHILIQPEASELSSDDEGYEDDVAAKKAEALEKAEALLEEWKAGEATEDSFAELAKTNSSDGSASEGGLYTEVYKGQMVAEFEDWCFDPARQAGDTGVVETTYGAHVMYFVGYDTPYWQVQVRNNLRTDAVNQWYEEKTGELTVEQGSGISYVG; encoded by the coding sequence ATGAGCGCATCGAGAGAAAAGAAGAACCGTCAGGATCAGGCCGGCTCCGGCTGGGTCGATCCCAAGACCGCCCGGGAGGCCAAGCAGCGCAAGGAAGAAAAGCGCAACAACCTCCTCTACGGCACCATTTTTGTGATCTTCCTGCTGGTGGCCGCGGCCGCTATCGTCTGGAAGTCCAACATCATCCAGCGGACTGCCACCGCCGTCACCATCGACGGAGAGAAGTACACCGCCGCTGAGGTGAACTACTACTACCAGAACCTCTACCAGACCTTCCTCCAGAACAATTACAGCTATCTCAGCTATATCGGCATCGACACCACCACCTCCTTGAAGGACCAGACCGTGTCCTCCATGGGCACCATGTTCACCGGCGCTGAGGAGGGCACCACCTGGCACGACTACTTCCTGGACCAGGCCCTGGACCAGATGGCCGACACCCAGGCTCTGGAGGCTGCCGCCGAGGCCGACGGCTACACCTGGACCGATGAGATGCAGGCCAGCCTGGATGAGTCCATGGAGGCTCTGTCCTCCAATGCCGCCACCTACGGCTATACCGAAAAGCAGTATCTCAGCATGATCTTCGGCAGCACCATGACCAAGAGCGTCTATGAGGAGCAGACCAAGCGCTCCATCCTGGTCAGCAGCTATATCACCGACTATCAGAACTCCCTGACCTATACCGAGGACGAGCTGGAGGAGGCCTATGAGGCCGACCGCAACAGCTACGATCTGGTTTCCGCCCAGTATGTCCGCGTCAGCGGCGCCGCTGCCACCACCGACGACGAGGGCAACGAGATCGAGGTCACTGAGGAGATGTCCGCCGAGGCCATGGCTACCGCCAAGGAGATTGCCGATCAGATCTATGCTGACTGGCAGGCTGGCGGCGACCTGCAGGAGCTGGCGGACGCCAGCGAGGGCAGCGCCACCTATACCGACACTGACAGCGCCACCTATGCCAGCTCCACCCTGAACGACTGGCTCTTTGACGACGCCCGCGAGGCCGGCGACTCCGCCGTGCTGGAGGACGAGTCCGGTTCCGCCTACTATGTGGCGGTGTTTGAGAGCAAGTCCCGTAATGACTACGACACCGTGGATGTGCGCCACATCCTGATCCAGCCCGAGGCCAGCGAGCTCTCCAGCGACGACGAGGGTTACGAGGACGATGTGGCCGCCAAGAAGGCCGAGGCTCTGGAGAAGGCCGAGGCCCTGCTGGAGGAGTGGAAGGCCGGCGAGGCCACCGAGGACTCCTTCGCTGAGCTGGCCAAGACCAACTCCTCCGACGGCTCCGCCTCCGAGGGCGGCCTGTACACCGAGGTCTACAAGGGCCAGATGGTGGCCGAATTTGAGGACTGGTGCTTCGATCCCGCCCGTCAGGCCGGCGACACCGGCGTGGTGGAAACCACCTACGGCGCCCATGTCATGTACTTCGTGGGCTATGACACTCCCTACTGGCAGGTCCAGGTCCGGAACAACCTGCGCACGGACGCCGTGAACCAGTGGTACGAGGAAAAGACCGGTGAGCTGACTGTGGAGCAGGGCTCCGGCATCAGCTACGTGGGCTGA
- a CDS encoding DUF1292 domain-containing protein: MSEEFGPTFITVTDEDGKELVLEFVDTLEHNGQTYQAFFPAETEGENEDDPDNGLVILKVIHEDGEDLFSTLDSDEEIDTVYELFMEQLFADEEEDPS, from the coding sequence ATGAGCGAAGAGTTCGGCCCCACGTTCATCACCGTTACCGACGAGGATGGGAAAGAGCTGGTGCTGGAGTTTGTGGATACCCTGGAGCACAACGGCCAGACCTACCAGGCCTTTTTCCCCGCCGAGACCGAGGGCGAGAATGAGGACGACCCGGACAACGGCCTGGTGATCCTGAAGGTGATCCACGAAGACGGGGAGGACCTGTTCTCCACACTGGACAGCGACGAGGAGATCGACACGGTCTACGAGCTGTTTATGGAGCAGCTGTTTGCCGACGAGGAGGAGGACCCCTCCTGA